The window CGGAGATCGCCCGCGTGTAGATATCGAGGGTGATCCGCGAGTTCGAGTGACGCAGGAGTTCCTGGGCTGTCTTCAGGTCCGCACCAGCCGCTCTTAGGTTCGTCGCCAGGGAGTGACGGAAGCTATGCCATCCGATTCGTTTCCCAGTGATCTTCGCCCGGACGAGTGCGGGGCGAATGATCTTTTTCAGAATCATGTCAGGTGTCACCGGCGTTCTTCCCTCATTCCGAACTGACGGAAAGAGAAAATCATCGTCGCCGTTGTACATCGACTCCCTTCTCCAGGCGTCGAGACATTGGACGACTGACGTGTGCAACGGAACGGGTTTTCGGCTCGCTTCGGTCTTGGTATCCCCGAAGCGGCCCCGCACACACGAGCGGAGAACGTTGACCTGCATCAGGAGCGGATCGATATCGCGCCATGTGAGGGCAACCAGTTCCGACCGTCGCAAACCCGTGCTCCCTGCCAG is drawn from Edaphobacter lichenicola and contains these coding sequences:
- a CDS encoding tyrosine-type recombinase/integrase translates to MLTPAEFAALADELPLRVKAMVVLAGSTGLRRSELVALTWRDIDPLLMQVNVLRSCVRGRFGDTKTEASRKPVPLHTSVVQCLDAWRRESMYNGDDDFLFPSVRNEGRTPVTPDMILKKIIRPALVRAKITGKRIGWHSFRHSLATNLRAAGADLKTAQELLRHSNSRITLDIYTRAISANKREANNKVMEMVIEAGKARLSAPSPAPSRREPHLLEGSKKGAGNSQHPSAPSRATTNFVTVP